A window of Bacteroidota bacterium contains these coding sequences:
- a CDS encoding polyphosphate kinase: MKKQFAETRAPKNLDKEKAKQQTGKWVEEIGELQKIFHAQGKYSLLIVLQGLDASGKDGLIGKVFDAVNPLGCTVKAFKAPTPEERAHDFLWRVHQATPAAGMIQIFNRSHYEDVLVPWVEGWIDEKTLLKRYKAINNFEELLADNNTVVLKFMLNVSREEQKERLMERRTDPTKFWKHSDGDWETAKKYDAYMQAYARLTEACSKTEWTIVPADQNWYKEYVVAGKIAETLRKLPLQWPALQSSLPAVKPAPAAGTQSKKKAK, translated from the coding sequence ATGAAAAAACAATTTGCAGAAACCCGCGCACCTAAAAATCTCGACAAGGAAAAAGCCAAACAGCAAACCGGAAAATGGGTGGAAGAAATTGGCGAATTGCAGAAGATTTTCCACGCACAGGGCAAATACAGTTTGCTGATTGTGCTGCAGGGGCTGGATGCGTCGGGCAAAGACGGACTGATTGGTAAAGTGTTTGACGCCGTAAACCCGCTGGGCTGCACCGTAAAAGCCTTTAAAGCGCCCACGCCCGAAGAACGTGCGCACGATTTCCTCTGGCGTGTGCATCAGGCCACACCGGCGGCGGGCATGATACAGATTTTCAACCGCTCGCATTACGAAGATGTGCTGGTGCCGTGGGTAGAAGGATGGATTGATGAAAAAACGCTGCTCAAACGCTACAAAGCCATCAACAATTTCGAAGAGCTGCTGGCCGATAACAATACTGTGGTGCTGAAATTCATGCTCAACGTATCGCGCGAGGAGCAGAAAGAACGCCTGATGGAGCGCCGCACCGATCCCACCAAATTCTGGAAACACAGCGACGGCGACTGGGAAACCGCCAAAAAATACGATGCCTACATGCAGGCCTACGCGCGCCTCACCGAAGCCTGCAGCAAAACCGAATGGACCATTGTACCGGCCGATCAGAACTGGTATAAGGAATATGTGGTAGCCGGTAAAATAGCCGAAACCCTGCGCAAACTTCCGCTCCAATGGCCTGCACTGCAAAGCAGCCTGCCCGCCGTAAAACCGGCCCCGGCGGCAGGCACACAAAGCAAAAAGAAGGCAAAATGA
- a CDS encoding RidA family protein, which yields MKRQLITDGVPWESLAGYSRAVRVGNLVEVAGTTAFADGKVVAPGDMYAQTRFALQKIERALQQAGASLADVVRTRMYVTDISRWEEAARAHGEFFGEIRPATTMVEVSKLIDAEMLVEIEATAVGGGFFGVRL from the coding sequence ATGAAACGGCAGCTCATTACAGACGGCGTGCCCTGGGAAAGCCTTGCAGGCTACTCGCGCGCGGTGCGTGTAGGCAACCTTGTAGAAGTAGCCGGCACCACAGCCTTTGCCGATGGCAAGGTGGTAGCCCCCGGCGATATGTATGCACAAACACGCTTTGCGCTGCAAAAGATAGAACGCGCCCTGCAGCAGGCCGGTGCCTCGCTGGCCGATGTGGTGCGCACGCGCATGTATGTAACGGATATTTCGCGCTGGGAGGAAGCCGCGCGTGCGCATGGTGAGTTTTTTGGGGAGATACGCCCGGCCACTACGATGGTGGAGGTGAGTAAGCTGATTGATGCGGAGATGTTGGTGGAGATTGAGGCTACGGCGGTTGGGGGGGGATTTTTTGGGGTGAGGTTGTAA